A DNA window from Mesorhizobium sp. C432A contains the following coding sequences:
- a CDS encoding GNAT family N-acetyltransferase gives MFVRTASERDLAAVRALLVETWHATYDTIYGAQRVTEITDDWHSIASLKARLTRPNSEFLVADDGKRIGGMAFAAATADAKIVLLNQLYVLPACQRQGIGQALLDEVEASFPEANRLRVEVEEANVPAIAFYRSKGFLPVGSTADCGGGSGLPALIFEKPLG, from the coding sequence ATGTTCGTCCGCACCGCCAGCGAACGTGACCTTGCCGCCGTCCGCGCGCTGCTGGTCGAAACCTGGCACGCAACCTACGACACGATCTATGGCGCCCAGCGGGTGACCGAAATTACCGACGACTGGCATTCGATCGCCTCGCTCAAGGCGCGGCTGACAAGGCCGAACTCGGAATTCCTGGTCGCCGATGACGGCAAGCGTATCGGCGGGATGGCTTTTGCCGCCGCAACGGCGGATGCGAAGATCGTGTTGCTGAACCAGCTCTATGTACTGCCGGCCTGCCAGCGGCAAGGCATCGGCCAGGCCTTGCTGGACGAGGTCGAAGCCAGCTTTCCCGAGGCGAACAGGTTGCGCGTCGAGGTGGAAGAGGCCAACGTGCCGGCCATCGCCTTCTACCGTTCGAAGGGATTTTTGCCGGTCGGCAGCACCGCCGATTGCGGCGGCGGTTCGGGGTTGCCGGCGCTGATCTTCGAGAAACCGCTGGGATAG